In one Oncorhynchus nerka isolate Pitt River linkage group LG7, Oner_Uvic_2.0, whole genome shotgun sequence genomic region, the following are encoded:
- the LOC135572382 gene encoding putative uncharacterized protein ENSP00000383309, which yields MQKIPPHRAMQKIPPHRAREQIPPHRAMQKIPPHRAREQIPPHRAREQIPPHRAMQKIPPHRAMQKIPPHRAREQIPPHRAREQIPPHRAREQIPPHRAIQQIPPHGATQQIPPHGARQQIPPHGARQQIPPHRARQQIPPHRAIGQIAPHRAIQQIPPHRAIQQIPPHGAIQQIPPHRARQQIPPHRARQSSHTRYPHRAIQQIPPHRATQQIPPHGARQQIPPHGARQQIPPHRARQQIPPHRAIQQIPPHGATQQIPPHGAIQQIPPHGAIQQIPPHGTRQQIAPHGAIQKIPPAAILLKTESTQWQNT from the coding sequence ATGCAGAAGATACCTCCTCACAGAGCCATGCAGAAGATACCTCCTCACAGAGCCAGAGAGCAGATACCTCCTCACAGAGCCATGCAGAAGATACCTCCTCACAGAGCCAGAGAGCAGATACCTCCTCACAGAGCCAGAGAGCAGATACCTCCTCACAGAGCCATGCAGAAGATACCTCCTCACAGAGCCATGCAGAAGATACCTCCTCACAGAGCCAGAGAGCAGATACCTCCTCACAGAGCCAGAGAGCAGATACCTCCTCACAGAGCCAGAGAGCAGATACCTCCTCACAGAGCCATACAGCAGATACCTCCTCATGGAGCAACACAGCAGATACCTCCTCATGGAGCCAGACAGCAGATACCTCCTCATGGAGCCAGACAGCAGATACCTCCTCACAGAGCCAGACAGCAGATACCTCCTCACAGAGCCATAGGGCAGATAGCTCCTCACAGAGCCATACAGCAGATACCTCCTCACAGAGCCATACAGCAGATACCTCCTCATGGAGCCATACAGCAGATACCTCCTCACAGAGCCAGACAGCAGATACCTCCTCACAGAGCCAGACAGAGCAGCCATACCAGATACCCTCACAGAGCCATACAGCAGATACCTCCTCACAGAGCAACACAGCAGATACCTCCTCATGGAGCCAGACAGCAGATACCTCCTCATGGAGCCAGACAGCAGATACCTCCTCACAGAGCCAGACAGCAGATACCTCCTCACAGAGCCATACAGCAGATACCTCCTCATGGAGCAACACAGCAGATACCTCCTCATGGAGCCATACAGCAGATACCTCCTCATGGAGCCATACAGCAGATAcctcctcatggaaccagacagcAGATAGCTCCTCATGGAGCCATACAGAAGATACCTCCAGCTGCTATTTTACtcaaaacagagagtacacagtggcagaatacctga